Part of the Xanthomonas sp. SI genome is shown below.
CCGCCGCTGTAGCGGAAATTGTCGGCCTGCTGTCTCAATACAGCGAATACTTCACCCCGAAGCAGAAAGCCGAGCTGGCGGTTGCCATCGGCGCCAGCAGCCCGGGCCGCGGTCCCAAGGCCGCTTCGACCCAGGCCAAGAAGGAAGTCGCCCCCAAGTATTGGCTGCCCCATACCCATGAGACCTGGAGTGGACGGGGCCGTCCTCCGCGTGCCTTCACTGCTTGGGAGGGGACGGCTGCTTACAAGCAATGGAAGGCTGGTCACCCGGACGAGAAGTTCCCGAAATATCCGGGCTGAGCGGTGGCAACGTTCCAGGAAGCCAGCTTCGGTAGAGCGCAGGCTCACAGGTTATCTGTGAGCCTGGCAGGTGGTAGACGTCGCCAGAGGCCAAGGGTCGAGCTGGGGTGCTAGGGGGGTGGGGTGACCAGCTGCTAGATGGGCTGGACGGCAAATAAACAAAGTTCTGGCCGTCTCAAAATTTGCAACAAACCAGCGATACGCTTTGTTGGCGCCGGGCAATGCCCACGCACCGCGGTTGCCCGCCCACAACTCTATCCAAGCTCAAGGATGACGCCATGTCGAACCCCCACGTTCGCCTTTCCCGCCGTATCGGCATGGCCTGCCTGTTGCTGCTTGTCGGCATGTTGGTTGCGCCGCTGAGCCAAGCGACGCCGCAACACCAATATGGTCCGCCCTATACGACCTCCTCCAGTCATGGCGTGGCGACGTATCCCACAGTCAATGAAGTCGTCCAATTTCTCGAAAGCCAGATCATGGCGCTATGCGAGTCGGGACCGAAGGGATGCGTGAATCCGCCTACCTTCTCCGTGAGCTATGGCTCTGGCTTCACAGCGGCGATTCTTTACGTCAACGGCCAGACCGATTCCTACATCGAGGCCACCGACAACGTCGTGGGTTATCCGCCCAAGAACGCGGGCAGCTGCAACACGATGTGTAGTGGCGGCCTGGGGCAGAAAGGCGACAACACCGGTCCCCATGGCAGCAGCGGCGACGCGGCTCTGAAACAGGGCGGGGCGCATCGCGGTAGCGTATTCGAGGGCGACCCGATCAACACCGCCACCGGCAACATGTTCCGCCAGGACACCGATTACGATTCGCCGACCTGGCTGACGCTGCGCCGCTTCTACAACAGCAAGACCTTCGTCACCTCGGTGGCGCTTGGCAAGCAGTGGCGCCACTCGTTCGAGCGCACCCTGGACGTGATGGTGGCCACGGCTCCCAACGGTGGAAGCATCATCGACGCACGCCGCCCGGATGGCGGTGTGGAACGGTTCCAGTTGAAGAGCGGCGTCTGGACGACGGATCCGGACATGCCCGACACCTTGACCGAGCGCCGCGACAGCGCCGGTCTGTTGCTGGGCTACTCCCTGGCGGTCGCAGCTACGCAGCAGACCGAGCTTTACGACAGCAATGGCCTGTTGCGTTCGGCGTTCGACCGGATGGGCCAGACTGTGTTGACCCTGGACTACAGCGACGCGCAGACGCCGGTCGCAATCGCGCCCAAGCCGAACCTGCTGCTGCACGTCACCGACGCAGGTGGCCGCGCACTCGCGTTCGTCTATGGCAGCGACAGCCGTCTGAAGACGGTGACCCTCCCCGATGGCGGCGCGCTGACCTATACCTACGACACCACGGGCAACCTGGCTTCCGTGCAGTATCCGGATGGCAAGACCCGCCAATACGTCTACAACGAGCAAACGCTGACGTCCAAGGTCAATCGGCCCACGGCGCTGACCGGAGTGATCGACGAGAAGGGTGTGCGCTTCGAAAGCACCGGCTACGACGCCAACGGCAAGGCCAATTCTTCGAGCTTTGCCGGCAACGTCGATGCCACCAGTGTCGACTATGCGAATTACACCCAGAACTGGGGCGTGCCGGCCACGGTGACTTCGCCGTTGGGAACCCAGGTTTACATGAGCTATACAGACAGCGGCTATGGCGCTTTGAAGCCGACCGGTGCCAGTGTGGCGTGTGGTCAACAATGCAATCAGCCGTGGAAGTCGCTGACCTATGACGCCAATGGCTACCCGGCGTCTACGACCGACTTCAAGGGCACCGTCACCAAGACGACCTACGCGGCTGGCGGCCTGCTGACCCAACAGATAGAGGCCTCGGGCACAACGCAGCAGCGCACCACCAACACCACGTGGAATACCAGCCTACGGGTGCCGCTGACCCGCACCGTGCTCGATGCAGCGGGCGCGACCGCTGCCAAGACGGCATGGACCTACAACGCACGCGGACAGCAAACCGCGCGTTGCCAGGTGGATCCGTCCGTGTCCACCGCCATGAGCTACAGCTGCGGCAGCGCGGCCAAAGCCCCAGCCGGCGTGCGGCAGTGGCTCACCAGCTACTGCGATACCGTCGATGGCACGCAGTGCCCGCAGATCGGCCTGGTGCTTAGCCAGGATGGCCCGCGCACGGATGTCGCCGACACCACGACCTATCGCTATTACCTGACCGCCGACGAATCCGGCTGCGCCAACGCTGGCGGCGTCTGCCACCGCGCCGGGGACCTGTATCAGGTGGTCGATGCGCTGGGCCGTGCCACGACCTATGTGGCTTACGACCGCAACGGCCGTCCCACCCGCACCCAGGACGCCAATGGCCTGATCCGCGACCTCGCCTACACCCCGCGCGGCTGGATGGCCTCAAGCACCCTGCGCGCGAATGCCGACGGCACGCCGTCAGATCAGGATCAGGCCACCATCGTCGCCTACGACGAGGTGGGCAGCGTCAGTAAGGTGACCGACCCCGACGGCACCTTCGTCACCTACGGCTACGACGCTGCGCATCGCTTGACCGACGTGACCGATGGCGCCGGCAACAACATCCACTACTCGCTGGATGCGTCCGGTAACCGGTTCAAGGAAGACACCAAGGACGCGTCCGGCACGCTCAAGCGCACGCTGTCGCGGATCTACAACAAGCTCGGCCAGCTGGCCACGCAGGCCACCGCCGAAGCCGACCCGACCGACTTCGGCTACGACGACAACGGCAATGTGCAGTTGGTCACCGACGCACTCAAGCGGAAGAACCAGACCGACTACGATCCGCTGGACCGGGTCAAGCAGACGACACAGGATGTGGGCGGGATCGCCGCCAAGACCCAGGCCGAATACGACGCACTGGACCGCATCACCAAGGTTACCGATCCCAAGGGCCTGACCACGAGTTACCAATACAACGGCCTGGGCGACTTGCTCAAACTGACCAGCCCCGACACCGGCGTGACCAGCTACACCTACAACAGCGCCGGCAACCCGGCCACACAAACCGATGCGCGCGGCACCAAGACCAACTACGTCTTCGACGTGCTCGGCCGTCTGGCCAAGGCGACCTACGCGGACAAGGCGCTGATCGCGACCTACACCTACGATGCCAGCCAGAACGTGTGCGCGGCCGGGGAAACATTTGCGCTGGGGCGCTTGAGCAAGCTGCAGGACGGCAGTGGCACGACCCAGTATTGCTATGACCGGTTCGGACGCGTCGTGCGCAAGGTGCAGACCACCAACGGCAAGGCGTTCGCGCTGCGCTACGCCTACACCAAGGGCGGCCGCTTGAGCCGGGTGACCTATCCGGACGGCGCGGTGGTGGACTACGTGCGCAACGCGCTGGGGCAGGCCACGGAAGTGGGCGTCACGCCTGCGGGCGGCACGCGGCAAAAGCTGCTGAGCGGCGCCACCTACTATCCGTTCGGCCCCAGCGCCGGTTGGTCTTACGGCAACAGCCGGCCACTGCAGCGCGTGCTGGACCAGGACTACCGCCCGCAGGCGATCCAGGACAGCCGCAGCGATGGCCTCAACATCGGCTTCGCCTTCGACCCGGTCGGCAATCTCACTGCGCTGACCGCTCCAGGCAACACGGCACCCGTGGTCACTTTGAGCTATGACAACCTGGACCGATTGACCGCGTTCAAGGACGGCCCGACCGGCACGGTGATCGACGGCTACAGCTACGACGCTACCGGCAACCGGCTCAGCGCTCAGGTCAACGGCAGCGCCCAGACCTACAGCTACCCGACCGACAGCCATCGCCTGGCAAGCGTGGCCGGCGCCGCGCGCAGCTACGACGCGGCAGGCAATACCACGGCCATCGACGGCACCGCACGCGAGTTCGCCTACGACGCGACCGGGCGCCTGAGCCAGGCCAAGCGCAGCGGCACGCTTGCGATGGAGTATCGCTACAACGACCGCGGCGAGCAGGTGCGACGCTTCCTCGGCACGACCAACACCTACACGGTCTACGATGAGGCCGGCCATTGGATGGGCGACTACGACACCAACGGCAAAGCGCTCCAGCAAGTCATCTGGCTCGGTAATCTGCCGGTGGGCGTGCTGGCCGGCACGGCCTTGAACTATGTGCAGCCGGACCACCTTGGCGCGCCGCGGACGGTGATCGACCCGACGCGCGACGTCGCAATTTGGACCTGGGACATCAAGGGTGAGGCGTTCGGCAACACGCCGCCGAACCAAGACCCAGACAACGACGGGACCGCGTTCGTGTTCAACATGCGCTCCCCGGGACAGCGTTACGACAGCGCCACGGGACTCAACCAGAACTATTTCCGGGATTACGACACCATCAGTGGGCGGTATGGGCAAAGCGATCCGATCGGGCTGAGTGGCGGCATCAACACTTGGGCATACGTCGAATCAAAGCCACTGTATTCTTATGACCAATTTGGCCTTATTTCCGCAGGTCATCATGTTTTCCCGCAGTCAATTTGGCGCGGTCTGGATAATCTATCTCAGGATGTCAGGCAGCTTTTTGATAGGGCTGTAGTAAAGCCGGCAACTAGGCATGGATACAGCAAAGAGCATGCTGCTTACAATCGCATTGCCCGGAGGGCGTGGGATGATTTCTGCGAGAAGGCTGGCACAGATTTGAGGAATATGTCGAAGGATTCTGCACAAGAGTTCTTGGACTACTTGGGTAACAATCCGGAACTGAGTAGGTTCAACGGTCAGGTTGAATCCGGTGAGGCGTTGACAATGCCGGATGAAACCGCGCCACTCCCGGAGATGGCAGAAATGCCGGTTCCGGTAGCTGAGCCGATGGTGGAGCCAGTGGTTGTCGAACCTTTAATTTTTGTGCCGTGAGGCATTTATGAAATTCATCAATTCGCCTGGGTATGTTGTTGCGGAAAGTTCGGAAAATTCCTCGCATGAGGCCTATATTGGGGGGCGATGCCCCCTGCCTGGCGCGGTATCGCCCAATACAGGTGCGCCCCTCACTCAGTTTGCAAGAGTGGTTCAATCGCGCGATGGATTTGCGGTTCCAGGGTTCGATGAGCCCGAGTTGCACCTTCTTTATAGCTGGAAGTGCGACATCCATAAGGGCGACTTTAGCTATAGATACATCAATGGTTCGATCGAGGTGGTCGAATACACGACTGGCAGCGACGACTACGAGGGTTTTCCCTATCCGAACTACCCCGAGGTCTTTAACGAGGTCTCTGTGGGTATTCGTCGTCTTAGTGATGAGGAAATGGCTGTTATTGAAAGATTGAATGCGCCCGATGTTGATGGGGGCTATAAGTTTTCTGGTGCACTCCCTTCAATGCTTTCTGTGCCTCAGCATCAGTTTGGCGGAGTTCCTTATTTGCTAGACACGGAGCGTGTCAGGAAGGACTGCCCTGTGTGCAAAAAAGAGATGACGGTAATTGCCTCTGTCGGGAACAAGAATTATTCAACCGACGAAGGGTTTGTAGGAAATGATTTTGTTCAGGTTCTATACTTTTCCTGCTCTTCCTGTAAGGTCGTTTCGGCTCTGAATTTTTCTGATTGAATTTGGTTCGTAACATATTTCCAAGGGGCGGATCTGCCTCCTTGCCAATCGGCCAATAACGAGTGGAGCATGCGCGTAGGAGTTTTCTGATGCTGCGGTCAGCCTTCAACTGATCGCACGTCCGTGCTCCTCATGGCAACCTGTATCCGTCGTCCAGGCCACTTCACCCACCATGGCTGGGGGACGGGGGCCAGAACCTCCACCTAAGCGCCGACGACCAAAGGCCTCGCATGCGAGGCCTTTGCTTTTTGTGCCTATAGATTGCTTGACTGGGCGGGGACCAGCATCAGAGCCAGTAGCCAACCTGTGGGGCATTGTCCACTAGAGTAAGCGCTGCGGAAGTAGCATCATCGGCGGTAGGGTTGGAGGGAAACGTCACGCCGCCAAACACGACGTTGGATTGCTCGCAGGCAAGGAAGAAGGGGTAGTAACGAGAATAGTCCATGGTGGCGCCCTCGACGCCCGTGTGGCTGCCGACTTCCCCGCCGAGCACGTAGAAGGTTGGTGCACCCAAAATGTCAGCGCTCATTTCGTCCAAAAATTCCTCGCCCAGCAGGAAGGCATTGTCGCGATGTGCTCCATTCGCGTAGACGCCATTCCCATCGGCGTTTGGGCCCGTGGCGAATACGATAAGGCACGGCCCGGCGCCAACGCTCCCGAACACCGTTGCCGCCTCCAGCTCAATGCCTACCACCTCTTGGTCTTGCTCGAACTCGTCAGTGAACGCCACCTCACCGCGTTGAAGGATTGGATTGGCGCCGCTGATGATTTGCTTGATGGCGTTGTCCGCGGTGGTTTCCAGGGCCTGTCTAACTGCCAATGGCACATCATCCAATGCGACGATGTCCTCGCCCTCCATGAAGTTGTCATCGATCGGATTGTAGGAGTAGCCCGAGTTCTGGTCGGTCCACAAGCCTTCGTCGTCGTCGTAGTTCCACATCGCTGCATTCCTCGAAGTTGTTGTTTGTTTAAAGCCAGCTCCCGAAGCGATTGGAGCGGCATCAGTCCTGACGCGGGCCAGCCTTTCTGAAAACGCCATCGCGTCCCTCGCGTGAAAGCACTACAGGAAGGGGCAGGAATCCTTCACTCGGACGTCGACAACCAGGGGTCTCGAATGCGAGGCCTTTTGCTTTTTGCGTCTAGGGGAAGCTGGAAATGCCGTAGCAAGGGCCGCCGTCCGGCACACATTTGTCTATCTTCGTAGACGTTTTGAGCGGCCATGGGGCTTGCGCTTGCGCACTCATCTGGCCAGCAGTAGCGTTTTGGCGACGCTTTCTCGTCAAGGAATGAACGATGAAAACCCTCTCCGGCGCATTGCTTGGATTGGCCGGGCTGGCAGCTGGCCTCTCTCCGGTCGCCAAGGCAGCGGACCAGGTGATGAACCCAGCCGACGTTATCGAGGGCATGGGGGAGCGCATCCCCGCCGGCAAAGAAAACGTCAGCCTGTCGCCGCTGTTCAAGGCCTACACCTTCGAAAAGGCCGGCCTCAAGTTCGTCCAAATCAACTCGGCGCTGGACGAAGTCATCACGGTCATCGTAGTAACCCCCGGCGCTGAATCGCGCTTGCCCATCGGCTCGGCCGCGGGCCAGCCGCTGCCCGTGCTCAAGGGCGACGCAGCCAGTTGAGGGGACGTTCCCGGATTGAGCCGGTCTCTCCTTGGAGCTATCCCTTACGAGTAAAAAAGAAAGCCCCAGGTCGTGACCTAGGGCTTTCGAGGAAACGCGTTGCGAAGCCGGCGCGTGCTCAGCTCAGATCGCAGTTGCTCGGCAGCGCCCACGTCGAGTTCGGCAACATGTTCTTCACCGTAGCCGAGGCCGTGATGGCGACGTTGCTGGCCCCGATGAGCTCTTCCAGGTCGGCGATCGAGACGATGTAGTCGTCCAGGCTACCCAGGCCGGTTTCGTTCGGGATGATCCAGCTGATGGCCTTCTCAGCGCCCGTGCTCGGGTCGGTGGTGATGATGGTCTTCCAGAAGTATTCCGGTGTCCGGATGCCGTGGCTGGACAGGAAGTAGTCGTTGGACGTGTCGCCGAAGACCACGCCGCCGTAGACCTTCACCGGCTTGATGTCGCGGTAGCACTCGGCCACGTTCTCGGCCTGCACCCAGATCCCCTGATTGAAGCCAGACACCTGCGGCACGATGTTGGACATCAGGTTGGCGCGAACGATGTAGGTCGCGTTGTAGTCCATGTGGTTGGACGTGACCAGGTGCCCGCGGTCGTAGCCCGAGCGCACGCTGGCGTAGGACTTGGTCGAGGTTTGGCCGCCGCAGCCGCTCGGCAGGGTGGTGTCGAGGTTGAAGTCGGACGGACGAGCCGCGGAGCCGGTGTCCGCGTTGAGCGAGTATTCGTAGCGCGTGGCCGTGTGGGCGGTGCAGTCGTAGGTCAGGGTGTAGCCGCCCTTGTTGAGGGTGACGACTTGGGCCTGGGCAGCAGCGCTGAACGTAGTGAGCAGGAATAGAGTGAGAAAGATCCGGAATCGCATAGCGGCACATCTCCATGTGTTTTGGGGACGCACGAACCCTGCAGGCACGGGCGATGCCGTTGCCCCTTGAAGGACGCGCAAGTTGACGGAGGTGAAGCAGACAGCGAGAGCTGGCTCGTTGGCCAGTGTGGTGGGGGATACAACCACCGCGCCCCTTTGCCACGGAGTGGCACGCGGTGATCACAGGTATCTAACAGAGCGCCGCCGGGGTCAACCGCGGATTGGCCAAGGTGTGACCTGGTCCCAAGACGTCATCGCTGTAAACCGGCATCCACAGCGATGCAACAAGGGCAGGGTATGGAGCAAAAAGAAAGCCCGGATTGCCGGGCTTTTTGATGCGGATGCTCTATCGGAATCAACTGGTCAGCTGCACCCACAGCACCAGCAACACCATCGGCAGCCCGCTCAGGAGCGAGAAGACCCAGAAGGCTCCCATCAGGGCCAGCGGCGTCATGACCCACCACTGCCCAGCGGTGAACCCCTGGTCGCGCTGCCGAGCCGCGTAGGCTTCTTGCGGGTAGAGGCGCTCCGCTTTCCGCAGGCCTCGCCTGGCCATCAGCGGCCCGACGATGAAGCCAAACGGGCCGAGCAGCAGCAGACTCAACGAGAACCACCGGAAGAACCTCGTGTGGGGCGTCATCACCTTCTTGGGGGCGGCGTGCGGCGCACCGACGCCGGGAAGCGGGTTGACCACGCGCATCGACGCGGGGGTGATCGGATCAGTCTGGGGCGTCATTTGGCGTAGGCCCTCCATGTGCCGTTTGCCTTCGCATAGCGAAGATTTTTGCTGACGGGGAGCGGCACCTGCCGGCCGCCAATGTCGATGGAGACTTTTCCGGTGGTGTCGCACCGGTAGCCCTCCATTTCTTGGGCCTCCACGCACCCGGACAACTGGAACTCCTGGATGCCGGTGATCTGACCTGCGCCGCTCTGGGTGAGGAGCGCTGCCAACGCCTTTTCGGCATCGTCATTGGACGGCGGGCCGCCGCAGCCGGACAGGGTCAATGCAAAGGCCAAACCGGCCAGGGGAAACCTTGCTTTCATGGGTCATTCCTTGATTGGTTGAGTAGAGCGGCAGGAGCCTGCCGCCCAGGTAGGGGCTGAGCGTCGCGAAACTATCGGTCGCGGTTCCCGTCCGGCTTGAAGCCCGCAATCCAGAGCCGGGTGTCCTTGAACGGCGTCAGCATTCCCGAGGGGCCTGGATGCAGATCGGCGGTCTGGATGAACCCGGAGACCCAGGCCACGCGCAGGGCGACGTCGACGGCACGATCGGCGACCCCGGGGCGGCTCACGTTGACCACGAAGGGCTGAGCTGGCGGGTTGGGACCGGTGGAGTGCTGCGCGCCGGTGTTCGGCTTGCTGGGCAGCACGCGAACGCCGTTGAGGGTGTCCCTTCCTTTCCAGAGGGCGGACGTGTTGAGCTCGGCCGTCTCGCCCAGGTCGTCGGTCTCGGTCAGCGGGGCGTCGGCGCAGGCCCGGAAGGTCTCAACGCTCGAAGCCGCGGGGCCGGTCCAGATACGCGCTTCCACCGTCCAGCAGGGCAGGGAAGCGCCCCACTCGGTGAAGGTCAACGCCACTCGGGGCCATTCCAGGCGGCCTGCCTGCGCGGCCTGGTGGTTGTCGCCCTTGAACAGCCCGGGAAGCTTCCTGGCGCCGCTGAGGGGCGTGTAGAGAGGACCGCTGCCGCTACTGCCGGCCTGGGCGGTGGACTTGCCCGCTGCGTTCGGCTTGATGCCCACCATCTGCTTGCCGGCGTCCTTGAGGCTGCCGCCGAGCTGGCGGAAGAAGCCAGGCTTCTGGGCTTGGGTGTCCTGGGCCTGGGCGGCGGTGGGAGCGGCCAACGTCAATGCCAGGAGCGCAGCGAACGCTCCTTGTCCTGCGTGCTTCATAGGAAAAGCCCCTGTAGACCGCCGGCCTGGCGGCATTTACGATAATCGCAGATGAGAAGCCCGCATCCAAGCGGCACACTGAGGGAATTCAGCTTTCGTGCAATCTTCTCGATGCCCAAACCCAAGACACCGGCCACGGTCTATGGCATGCGCCTGCGGAGTGCGCGGATGGCTATGGGGTGGACCCAGGCCGAACTGGCCGAGCGCATTGGGATGGTGGACAACGTCTCAGGGGCAACGCGCGTGAGCCGCTATGAAACAGGTCAGCATGACCCGGACCCAGCCACTTCTGAAGCTTTGGCCAAGGCGCTCGGCCTGCCTGTGGCTTACTTTCATGCGACGTCTGACACCCTCGCCGAGGTCATCCTGCTGGTCGCCAAGCTTCCTGCAGCAAAGCAGAAAGATGCGCTGGAACACCTCCGAAAGATGGCAAATAGCGGAAACAAGCGCTAGGAGGCGCGATTACGCCTGATACGACCCGTTGTGTCGGTGTGCTTTTCATGCATCACCCAAGCCTGAGCGCCTTCACCCTTGGAGATGAGGACCTTATTGCTTCCTTCCATCTTTTCCAGGACATAGCCGGTCATATCGATCTCGAGAGGAATTTCGCCCACCGGCCGCCCTGCAACCTCGAATAGCCACTGCGTCATGCAATACAAAGCGCCAGGGGCGTTCACGATGTCGCATGCTTCTGGGCTGATGGGATCGACTTCCATGGGACCGAGGCTGATCGCCTGCCGAGAGCCTCGAAGAAGCTCATAAGCAAAGTCGATGTCTTGGAAATCTTCTACGGAAAAGGTGTCGGCATCCATCAAGGTGAAATCGGATTTGAGCGCGCGGGCGACCATGTGCAGCCGGCTCAAGCTCCGGATGCGCTGAAACACCGGAAGCATGTTTGAAAGTGACTTTATAGAAGTCGAGAGCTCTTCTTTAGTGCCACCGAAATCCAGTGAAAGGACCATGGCATCCTCTGCGGCAATATGGTCAGCCCAACTGGCAAGCGGAGCCAGGTCATGGAATTGTCGCAAGGGTTTTCCATACATTGCCTTTGCCCTGATAGCCAGGTTGACGTCTGCTTTGAATCGGGAGTTTTCTTCAGCAATGCGCAGCGTTAAATCAAGCGGCGAGAGATGGAGCTCATTTGTGATGCCAATGCCTTTCTCTCCAGTGAAGAGGTCGGCAGCCACTTTCAGCTCCTGCGACAAGACCGAATAGTCCCAGCCAGAGCAGATGAACACGTGCCCTGGCACGGATTGGTGGCGCTTCATTGTCAGCTTTCCCTGCGACAAATTCAGAGGCTTGAGAAGGTCGGGGAACCCGGCAGGCGGCTCAATGTTGAAGCTTTCAACGTCGAAAGATCGAGGTAGGCCGTAGTAGAACGCATCCCGAAGCAGAGCCATGTTCTCTACGGTTCGCACGGGTTGAAACGAGAAATGGGCAGTAGGTGGTTGGTCCTGGATTACGGGAGAGGGGATTTGCCCAGCAATCGTCCGTCCAAGGCCCTTTGGAGCTAAGGAGTGCTCGTCGCGTTCGACCGATAGGCGGTCTTTCCATTGACGGAGAGGTTCGCAAACTGCCGCGAGATACCTTTCAAAGCCGGCCCTATCCGCGAGGGTTTGGGAGGGGACGAAGTTGACCCGCCCCTTGCCTTCGCCCTTCAAAACCTTTTGATTCTTGACAGCCCATGCCTGAGCGTGAATCCAGTAAATCGTCGAGTCGGCCCCGACTCTGAGAATGAACACCGGAAGCATATCTGTGGCGTATTGGCGCAGGCGGCTTCGAAAAACGGGCGCGCTGGGATTCTTCTCCGCAAAGGACGCTGTGCCCTTGACCTGAACCAGAAAGCGGACGCCTTGATAGGTGTCGTAGTCAGGGGTTACGAAAAGGTCATAGCCCATGTCGGTGTGATCTTGCCCGACGTTCCAGCCCCAGGCGGTGAAAGCGCGTTCCGCAGCCAACTCAGCAAGGCGTCCTGTCGTCTGCGACTTTGGGAGGTTCATCCAGTTGCCTCAAGGGGACATAGCATTATCCGCTGACATTCCAGCGGCAGCAAACTCAAGGGTAGAGTTGCTTGGGGCGCGCAACTGCTTCTGCAACTGTCGCCGCCGTGTAGTGCCCCGCCTGGAGGATAGGTTGGGTTACGCGCCGTGGACCGCCCACCAAGCAGGTGCGCGCTCCTTGTTAGCAAAGTCTGGAAAGATTTGCAGCAAAAGTGGAGCACTCGCCAAGCCAGTGTCACCAGCAAAGTCAGACTCTGATGTCTCAAGGATAAAACTTGCGCGGATCGGCCAGCCATTTGGCGAACTGCCCCCGCTGGTAGCGCGGCAGCTCCACGTTGGGCTGATACAGCTCCAGTGCGCTGATCTGCTTGCTACGCGTCACCTGCGGCTTCTTGTGAAGGTAGTGCCTGCGTAGGACCTGAACCCGGTCGCGAGGATCGGTGCTGTGGCCTGTGACCAGGGCAATCTCTTTCTCTGGAACATCGTTGACATCGAGCTCCGTCGCCAGCGTGTGGCGGAAGGCGTGGAAACCGATTCCTTTCTCGAACCCAAGGGTCTTCAGGTAGCGCCCGAAGTCCACGACAAACTGCTGGCTGTAACGCGCGTTGGTTTCCCCGGTGGTGCGGTTCACGCCAGCGGAGAGCAGCGGGAACAGCCGAGGATGGCCGATCGCTTTCATGTCCTCCACGAACTCCAAGAAGCCTGCCTCCAAGAGCGGCTTCGCGATGGGGATGATGCGCATGCAGCCCGCGCCTTTCATGCTTTGCCGGCTGCGCCGCCGTCGCTTCGGGTCTGCGGCCAAGTCTTGGTCCAACGTCTTCTGGAAAGCGATGCACCACACCCCGCGTTCCTCAATGATGTCGGTCAACTTCAGCTGGCAGACTTCGTTGACCCTGGCACCGGTATACAAGCCGAGCATCGGTGCCCACCAATACTGCGGCTTCTTGGCCCAAGGGATGAATGTTGCGGGGTCAAAAATGGCTTGCAGGTCTGCATCCTCGAACAAGCGGATCGCCTTGTCGGGGTTGATGGTGTGATCTTCCTTGGGCTTCCGGA
Proteins encoded:
- a CDS encoding helix-turn-helix transcriptional regulator, coding for MPKPKTPATVYGMRLRSARMAMGWTQAELAERIGMVDNVSGATRVSRYETGQHDPDPATSEALAKALGLPVAYFHATSDTLAEVILLVAKLPAAKQKDALEHLRKMANSGNKR
- a CDS encoding DUF4365 domain-containing protein, producing the protein MNLPKSQTTGRLAELAAERAFTAWGWNVGQDHTDMGYDLFVTPDYDTYQGVRFLVQVKGTASFAEKNPSAPVFRSRLRQYATDMLPVFILRVGADSTIYWIHAQAWAVKNQKVLKGEGKGRVNFVPSQTLADRAGFERYLAAVCEPLRQWKDRLSVERDEHSLAPKGLGRTIAGQIPSPVIQDQPPTAHFSFQPVRTVENMALLRDAFYYGLPRSFDVESFNIEPPAGFPDLLKPLNLSQGKLTMKRHQSVPGHVFICSGWDYSVLSQELKVAADLFTGEKGIGITNELHLSPLDLTLRIAEENSRFKADVNLAIRAKAMYGKPLRQFHDLAPLASWADHIAAEDAMVLSLDFGGTKEELSTSIKSLSNMLPVFQRIRSLSRLHMVARALKSDFTLMDADTFSVEDFQDIDFAYELLRGSRQAISLGPMEVDPISPEACDIVNAPGALYCMTQWLFEVAGRPVGEIPLEIDMTGYVLEKMEGSNKVLISKGEGAQAWVMHEKHTDTTGRIRRNRAS
- a CDS encoding DUF6531 domain-containing protein is translated as MSNPHVRLSRRIGMACLLLLVGMLVAPLSQATPQHQYGPPYTTSSSHGVATYPTVNEVVQFLESQIMALCESGPKGCVNPPTFSVSYGSGFTAAILYVNGQTDSYIEATDNVVGYPPKNAGSCNTMCSGGLGQKGDNTGPHGSSGDAALKQGGAHRGSVFEGDPINTATGNMFRQDTDYDSPTWLTLRRFYNSKTFVTSVALGKQWRHSFERTLDVMVATAPNGGSIIDARRPDGGVERFQLKSGVWTTDPDMPDTLTERRDSAGLLLGYSLAVAATQQTELYDSNGLLRSAFDRMGQTVLTLDYSDAQTPVAIAPKPNLLLHVTDAGGRALAFVYGSDSRLKTVTLPDGGALTYTYDTTGNLASVQYPDGKTRQYVYNEQTLTSKVNRPTALTGVIDEKGVRFESTGYDANGKANSSSFAGNVDATSVDYANYTQNWGVPATVTSPLGTQVYMSYTDSGYGALKPTGASVACGQQCNQPWKSLTYDANGYPASTTDFKGTVTKTTYAAGGLLTQQIEASGTTQQRTTNTTWNTSLRVPLTRTVLDAAGATAAKTAWTYNARGQQTARCQVDPSVSTAMSYSCGSAAKAPAGVRQWLTSYCDTVDGTQCPQIGLVLSQDGPRTDVADTTTYRYYLTADESGCANAGGVCHRAGDLYQVVDALGRATTYVAYDRNGRPTRTQDANGLIRDLAYTPRGWMASSTLRANADGTPSDQDQATIVAYDEVGSVSKVTDPDGTFVTYGYDAAHRLTDVTDGAGNNIHYSLDASGNRFKEDTKDASGTLKRTLSRIYNKLGQLATQATAEADPTDFGYDDNGNVQLVTDALKRKNQTDYDPLDRVKQTTQDVGGIAAKTQAEYDALDRITKVTDPKGLTTSYQYNGLGDLLKLTSPDTGVTSYTYNSAGNPATQTDARGTKTNYVFDVLGRLAKATYADKALIATYTYDASQNVCAAGETFALGRLSKLQDGSGTTQYCYDRFGRVVRKVQTTNGKAFALRYAYTKGGRLSRVTYPDGAVVDYVRNALGQATEVGVTPAGGTRQKLLSGATYYPFGPSAGWSYGNSRPLQRVLDQDYRPQAIQDSRSDGLNIGFAFDPVGNLTALTAPGNTAPVVTLSYDNLDRLTAFKDGPTGTVIDGYSYDATGNRLSAQVNGSAQTYSYPTDSHRLASVAGAARSYDAAGNTTAIDGTAREFAYDATGRLSQAKRSGTLAMEYRYNDRGEQVRRFLGTTNTYTVYDEAGHWMGDYDTNGKALQQVIWLGNLPVGVLAGTALNYVQPDHLGAPRTVIDPTRDVAIWTWDIKGEAFGNTPPNQDPDNDGTAFVFNMRSPGQRYDSATGLNQNYFRDYDTISGRYGQSDPIGLSGGINTWAYVESKPLYSYDQFGLISAGHHVFPQSIWRGLDNLSQDVRQLFDRAVVKPATRHGYSKEHAAYNRIARRAWDDFCEKAGTDLRNMSKDSAQEFLDYLGNNPELSRFNGQVESGEALTMPDETAPLPEMAEMPVPVAEPMVEPVVVEPLIFVP
- a CDS encoding DNA/RNA non-specific endonuclease — its product is MRFRIFLTLFLLTTFSAAAQAQVVTLNKGGYTLTYDCTAHTATRYEYSLNADTGSAARPSDFNLDTTLPSGCGGQTSTKSYASVRSGYDRGHLVTSNHMDYNATYIVRANLMSNIVPQVSGFNQGIWVQAENVAECYRDIKPVKVYGGVVFGDTSNDYFLSSHGIRTPEYFWKTIITTDPSTGAEKAISWIIPNETGLGSLDDYIVSIADLEELIGASNVAITASATVKNMLPNSTWALPSNCDLS
- a CDS encoding H-NS family nucleoid-associated regulatory protein, whose product is MSKKTLESITSAKAKIEEELRKLEEQEAALRQEQAAAAVAEIVGLLSQYSEYFTPKQKAELAVAIGASSPGRGPKAASTQAKKEVAPKYWLPHTHETWSGRGRPPRAFTAWEGTAAYKQWKAGHPDEKFPKYPG